In Musa acuminata AAA Group cultivar baxijiao chromosome BXJ3-9, Cavendish_Baxijiao_AAA, whole genome shotgun sequence, a single genomic region encodes these proteins:
- the LOC135650239 gene encoding uncharacterized protein LOC135650239, with protein MAKLYVEAVPPADLNKNTEWFMYPGVWTTYILILFFSWLLVLSVFGCNPGTAWTVVNLVHFAITYHFFHWKKGTPFSDDQGIYNNLTWWEQIDNGKQLTRNRKFLTVVPVVLYLIASHTTDYRHPMLSLNTVAVIVLVVAKWPNMHKVRIFGINAGNRVAVHGN; from the exons ATGGCGAAGCTCTACGTGGAGGCGGTGCCGCCGGCGGATCTGAACAAGAACACGGAGTGGTTCATGTACCCTGGAGTTTGGACTACCTACATCCTTATCCTATTCTTCTCCTGGCTTCTCGTCCTCTCCGTCTTCGGCTGCAACCCCGGGACGGCGTGGACTGTCGTCAATCTTGTCCACTTTGCC ATAACCTATCACTTCTTTCATTGGAAGAAGGGAACACCCTTTTCTGATGACCAAGGTATCTACAATAACTTGACTTGGTGGGAACAGATTGACAATGGCAAGCAACTCACACGTAATAGGAAGTTTTTGACTGTAGTCCCTGTGGTTTT GTACTTGatagcctctcacacaactgattATCGACACCCAATGCTTTCACTGAACACGGTGGCGGTGATTGTGTTGGTCGTTGCCAAATGGCCAAACATGCACAAAGTGAGGATCTTTGGAATCAATGCAGGCAATCGAGTGGCAGTTCATGGAAACTGA